The Endozoicomonas montiporae CL-33 genome contains a region encoding:
- a CDS encoding SDR family NAD(P)-dependent oxidoreductase has product MSVHRMIIGASSEIGRETMRVLDRQGDRILAHGFHNTQSLENMGKGMLCQLDTLGADLSREEDCERFIEQAKALCEGPDHLIFAQSPRLELTRFKKITRDQALQHLQVQALSSLEIAKAFLPGMAKRGYGRVVFIISSVTLGMPPNAMADYTMAKYAQLGLMRSLAKEYGSKGVTVNAVSPSMVDTPFIEGLPDNMRLQGAASHPLRRHATVSEVAPAVAFLLSDEARYINGTNLPITGGESV; this is encoded by the coding sequence ATGAGTGTCCACCGTATGATCATTGGTGCCAGCTCTGAAATTGGCCGGGAAACGATGAGAGTTCTGGATCGTCAGGGTGATCGTATTCTTGCCCACGGTTTTCACAATACACAGTCCCTTGAAAATATGGGTAAAGGCATGCTCTGCCAGTTGGATACCCTTGGTGCAGATTTAAGCCGAGAAGAAGACTGTGAACGTTTTATTGAGCAAGCCAAAGCCCTTTGTGAAGGGCCCGACCATCTTATTTTTGCCCAGTCTCCACGGTTGGAATTAACCCGTTTTAAAAAAATTACGCGAGACCAGGCACTTCAGCATTTACAGGTACAGGCGTTGAGCAGTCTGGAAATTGCCAAAGCCTTTTTACCGGGTATGGCAAAGCGTGGATACGGACGAGTGGTGTTTATCATCAGCAGTGTCACGCTGGGTATGCCGCCCAATGCCATGGCAGATTACACAATGGCAAAGTATGCACAGCTTGGTTTGATGCGATCACTGGCTAAGGAATACGGTAGTAAAGGCGTTACCGTAAATGCAGTGTCACCCTCAATGGTTGATACACCATTTATAGAAGGGTTGCCAGATAATATGCGACTGCAGGGTGCTGCTTCTCACCCTCTGAGGCGCCATGCAACGGTCAGTGAAGTTGCACCGGCAGTTGCCTTTTTGTTGTCTGATGAGGCGAGGTATATCAACGGCACGAACTTACCGATCACTGGTGGAGAATCTGTGTGA
- a CDS encoding TRAP transporter substrate-binding protein, with translation MKHRHLFASVGLALSATLLAGCGSSEQAETSVVVEPEAQSFEWKLVTSWPKNFPGLGMGPERFATMVDEMSSGRLKVKVFGAGELVPALEVFDAVSNGTADMGHAGAYYWKGKEPSAQFFAAVPFGLNAQEMNSWIHYGGGQALWDEVYKPFNIKPFAGGSTGVQMAGWFNKEINSLDDIKGLKMRIPGMGGEVLKRLGGVPVTLPGGELFTALQTGAIDATEWVGPYNDLAFGFYKVASYYYYPGWHEPGTMLEFTINLDAWNALPEDLQAMVKASIRAVNQDMLDEYTARNNAALNQLVSEHGVKLRRLPDDVLKELKKTSDEVTAEVAATSDVAKRVYESFNAFRKQSMEYHKISEEAYYDARSL, from the coding sequence ATGAAACATCGACATCTGTTTGCCTCGGTCGGACTGGCGTTATCTGCAACATTGCTTGCGGGTTGTGGATCGTCCGAGCAAGCCGAAACTTCGGTTGTTGTGGAGCCTGAAGCACAGTCTTTTGAATGGAAACTGGTCACCTCCTGGCCGAAAAACTTCCCCGGTCTGGGTATGGGGCCTGAACGTTTTGCCACTATGGTGGATGAAATGAGTTCAGGCCGTCTGAAGGTTAAGGTGTTCGGTGCTGGCGAACTGGTTCCGGCACTGGAAGTGTTTGATGCGGTGTCCAATGGTACCGCTGATATGGGACATGCCGGAGCTTATTACTGGAAAGGGAAAGAACCGTCTGCACAATTCTTTGCCGCTGTGCCTTTTGGTTTAAACGCTCAGGAAATGAACAGCTGGATTCACTATGGCGGTGGACAGGCTTTATGGGATGAAGTGTACAAGCCTTTTAATATCAAACCGTTTGCTGGTGGCAGTACCGGTGTACAGATGGCAGGCTGGTTTAATAAGGAAATTAACTCTCTTGATGATATCAAAGGGTTAAAAATGCGCATTCCCGGCATGGGCGGAGAAGTGTTGAAGCGTTTGGGTGGTGTTCCGGTGACCTTGCCCGGTGGTGAACTCTTCACAGCTTTGCAGACTGGCGCTATTGATGCGACGGAGTGGGTTGGCCCGTATAACGACTTGGCCTTTGGTTTTTATAAAGTGGCATCTTACTACTACTATCCGGGTTGGCACGAGCCGGGCACCATGCTGGAATTCACCATCAATCTTGATGCCTGGAATGCCTTGCCGGAAGACCTTCAGGCGATGGTAAAAGCATCAATCAGGGCGGTGAACCAGGATATGCTGGATGAGTATACTGCCAGAAATAATGCAGCGTTGAACCAGCTGGTGTCTGAACACGGTGTTAAGTTGCGTCGCTTGCCGGATGACGTATTAAAAGAACTGAAGAAAACCTCTGACGAAGTCACGGCTGAAGTGGCAGCCACCAGTGACGTCGCCAAACGGGTTTACGAATCCTTTAATGCCTTCCGTAAACAGTCCATGGAATATCACAAAATCTCTGAAGAAGCCTATTACGACGCTCGTTCACTGTAA
- a CDS encoding HAD-IIIC family phosphatase: MKIRYPLDVAYLQRHQKKMRRSLKKQLNREPLRIAVLGGSTTNEVCQFIELFLLNEGINVETYESGYNQFYQEAVFDNPELDAFNPQVIYIHTSSVNLTDWPDLSASEADVEQALKSCFDYYQAIWQALGSKYNATVIQNNFELPFSRPLGNLDASAVCGKTRFTQKLNSLFSEYSQTHSGFILHDINYLSAWFGLGRWYDKAQWYAYKYAMSSDAVPELAYSIAAQVKASLGLSKKAVVCDLDNTLWGGIIGDDGVNGIKIGQENADAEAFSDLQYYLKALHQRGILLAVCSKNEDENARLGFTHPDSVLGLKDFSAFKANWNNKDINIENIAKTLNIGLDSLAFLDDNPSERNLVSNTHPAVAVPDIGDDITDYIRYLDKACLFELISLNKEDIQRAEMYAQNQQRQQLQSQHQNYADYLLSLDMKATIKPFDDVALERVTQLTNKTNQFNLTTYRYGFQEMETFMQSSSHITLYGRLIDKFGDNGIVSVVVAEQKDGGLYIQLWLMSCRVFKRDLEWAMFRELRSHAQKAGITHLVGHYIPTKKNGLVKELYQTLDFQCTSKEDDGSSWWEYEVTDAELNHDIPMTIEN, translated from the coding sequence ATGAAAATCCGTTACCCGTTGGACGTGGCGTATTTGCAGCGTCATCAAAAAAAGATGCGACGCTCTCTTAAAAAACAGCTGAACCGGGAACCTTTGCGAATTGCTGTTTTAGGTGGCTCAACCACCAACGAAGTGTGCCAGTTCATCGAGTTGTTTTTGTTAAATGAAGGCATCAATGTCGAGACATACGAGTCTGGTTACAACCAGTTTTATCAGGAGGCGGTATTCGATAACCCTGAACTGGATGCCTTTAATCCTCAGGTTATTTATATCCACACCAGCAGTGTCAATTTAACCGACTGGCCTGATTTATCAGCCAGTGAGGCCGATGTCGAACAGGCTTTGAAAAGCTGCTTTGATTATTATCAAGCCATCTGGCAGGCATTGGGCAGCAAATACAATGCGACTGTTATCCAGAATAACTTTGAGCTGCCCTTTTCCCGCCCGCTGGGAAATCTGGATGCCAGCGCAGTGTGCGGCAAAACCCGGTTTACCCAGAAGCTGAACAGTCTGTTTTCTGAGTATTCCCAAACACATTCCGGTTTTATTTTACACGACATTAACTATTTATCGGCCTGGTTTGGATTAGGCCGCTGGTATGACAAGGCGCAGTGGTACGCTTACAAGTACGCTATGAGTAGCGATGCAGTTCCAGAGTTGGCCTACAGTATTGCGGCACAGGTTAAAGCGTCACTGGGGTTGAGCAAAAAGGCCGTTGTCTGTGATCTGGATAATACCTTGTGGGGCGGCATCATTGGCGATGATGGTGTTAACGGCATAAAAATAGGTCAGGAAAATGCCGATGCCGAAGCTTTCAGTGACCTTCAGTATTATTTGAAAGCACTTCACCAGCGGGGGATTTTGCTGGCAGTCTGCAGCAAGAATGAAGATGAAAATGCCCGGCTTGGCTTTACCCACCCCGACAGTGTGCTGGGTTTAAAAGATTTCAGTGCTTTTAAAGCAAACTGGAACAATAAAGACATCAATATCGAAAACATTGCCAAAACACTCAACATCGGATTGGATTCACTGGCGTTTCTGGATGATAACCCCAGTGAGCGTAACCTGGTCAGCAATACGCATCCCGCAGTGGCTGTGCCCGACATCGGTGACGATATAACAGACTACATACGTTATCTGGATAAGGCTTGTCTGTTCGAGCTGATTTCTCTGAACAAGGAAGACATACAACGAGCAGAAATGTACGCCCAGAATCAGCAGCGGCAACAGCTACAAAGCCAGCATCAAAACTATGCGGATTATCTGCTGTCACTGGACATGAAAGCCACGATCAAACCGTTCGATGATGTTGCGCTGGAAAGAGTGACTCAGCTCACCAATAAAACCAATCAGTTTAATCTCACTACCTACCGCTACGGCTTTCAGGAAATGGAGACCTTTATGCAGTCGTCTTCCCATATCACTCTGTATGGACGACTGATCGACAAGTTTGGCGACAATGGCATTGTATCCGTGGTGGTAGCTGAACAAAAAGACGGTGGATTGTATATCCAACTCTGGTTAATGAGTTGCCGGGTCTTCAAGCGAGACCTTGAATGGGCCATGTTCCGGGAACTGCGAAGTCATGCGCAGAAAGCCGGTATTACCCATCTGGTTGGACACTATATACCCACAAAGAAGAATGGTCTTGTCAAAGAGCTTTATCAGACACTGGATTTTCAATGCACATCAAAAGAAGATGATGGTTCGAGCTGGTGGGAGTATGAAGTCACGGATGCCGAGCTGAACCACGATATTCCCATGACCATTGAGAATTAA
- a CDS encoding MaoC family dehydratase yields the protein MNRYTIDTIRVGLKYSFESEVTHEKLQAFTLISGDINPLHTDKEHAVKRGHPDVVVYGMLTASLYSTLVGVYLPGEMALLQEVQTQFKRPVYVGDTLTLEGEVVDVHTLLKRIEIKAVIRNQHGKVVSKARIFSGIEEAQV from the coding sequence ATGAATCGCTATACCATTGATACGATCAGAGTGGGGTTAAAATACAGCTTTGAGTCGGAGGTGACCCATGAAAAGCTTCAGGCATTTACCCTCATCAGTGGCGATATCAACCCTTTGCACACCGATAAAGAGCACGCTGTAAAAAGAGGCCACCCGGATGTGGTGGTGTACGGCATGCTCACAGCTTCGCTCTATTCCACGCTGGTGGGCGTTTATCTGCCCGGTGAAATGGCTTTACTTCAGGAAGTACAAACGCAGTTCAAACGACCCGTTTATGTGGGGGATACATTGACACTGGAAGGTGAAGTGGTGGATGTACATACCTTACTTAAACGCATTGAGATTAAAGCCGTTATCCGTAACCAGCACGGTAAGGTGGTGTCAAAGGCAAGAATTTTCTCAGGTATTGAAGAGGCGCAGGTATGA
- a CDS encoding TraR/DksA family transcriptional regulator, protein MKPLTSKQEKQLKTILQSLKAGLQKTLQQTSESAQPVHLDQQAFGRVSRGGALQQQSMAKASEAHIKKRLQMTIKALKRFEADEYGFCPGCDQSIGFPRLEARPETPLCIQCQSKAEQRR, encoded by the coding sequence ATGAAACCATTAACCAGCAAACAGGAAAAGCAACTTAAAACAATATTGCAGTCTCTGAAAGCCGGGCTGCAAAAAACACTTCAGCAGACCAGCGAGTCGGCTCAACCGGTTCACCTGGACCAGCAGGCGTTTGGGAGAGTGTCCCGTGGAGGCGCACTGCAACAGCAAAGTATGGCCAAAGCCAGTGAAGCCCACATAAAGAAACGTCTACAAATGACCATAAAGGCACTTAAACGGTTTGAAGCCGATGAGTATGGCTTTTGTCCGGGCTGTGACCAATCCATTGGTTTTCCAAGACTGGAAGCCCGACCGGAAACTCCCTTGTGCATCCAGTGTCAAAGCAAGGCGGAACAAAGGCGATAA
- the cdd gene encoding cytidine deaminase — MQTKNDFKLLLNEFPAEAANILRNTALQSGRLSKEQTTSLLSCLNMTIEELMKALLPLAASLSVTPISDFQVGTVAEGGSGDLYFGANLEFEQHPLKVTVHAEQCVVTNAWHQGETRLKRLMVNEAPCGHCRQFLKELNRVDEMEIIIDRTPKGEVINCHIADLLPDAFGPDDLGISDYLMSDVCYPLVLNDTGELAQAALDAAKRSHAPVSQSRAGVALQLSGGRVVTGRYGENAAFNPGISAMEAAIVNWRMSLLSEPEDQVIAAVMVEQQGTSSQRYLAEAFLAGYGIGLEYFRV, encoded by the coding sequence ATGCAGACAAAAAACGACTTCAAACTTCTTTTAAATGAATTTCCAGCTGAAGCGGCCAATATCCTCAGAAACACAGCTCTGCAGTCGGGACGCCTGAGTAAAGAACAGACTACCTCGTTGTTATCCTGTTTGAATATGACAATAGAGGAGCTGATGAAAGCACTGTTGCCGCTGGCTGCTTCCCTGAGTGTTACCCCGATTTCCGATTTTCAGGTGGGTACAGTGGCAGAAGGAGGCAGTGGAGATCTGTACTTCGGGGCAAACCTTGAATTTGAACAACACCCTTTGAAGGTTACCGTTCATGCCGAGCAGTGTGTGGTGACCAATGCCTGGCATCAGGGTGAAACCCGGTTGAAACGTCTGATGGTGAATGAAGCGCCCTGTGGCCACTGCCGTCAGTTTCTGAAAGAGCTGAACCGGGTTGATGAGATGGAAATCATTATTGACCGTACTCCCAAAGGAGAAGTCATAAACTGCCATATTGCCGACTTGTTGCCAGACGCCTTTGGCCCTGATGATCTGGGAATCAGTGACTACCTGATGAGTGACGTTTGTTATCCGCTGGTGCTAAACGACACGGGTGAGCTGGCTCAGGCGGCTCTCGACGCTGCAAAAAGGAGCCACGCACCGGTTTCACAGAGTCGTGCGGGTGTGGCGTTGCAATTGTCCGGTGGTCGCGTGGTAACAGGTCGCTACGGAGAAAATGCGGCATTTAACCCCGGCATCTCTGCCATGGAAGCCGCCATTGTTAACTGGCGAATGTCCCTGCTGTCTGAGCCTGAAGATCAAGTGATTGCTGCCGTTATGGTTGAACAGCAGGGAACCAGCTCCCAGCGCTATCTGGCAGAAGCTTTTCTGGCTGGTTATGGCATCGGGCTTGAATATTTCAGAGTCTAA
- a CDS encoding polysaccharide deacetylase family protein: MQGLRNILFKGLVRSGATRAASYFHRHHVTILCFHSISLEDEHRFWPGVFVSKDKLTELLDYLQQSHYNVISLQEAERHLRGEVTYQYPVVITIDDGWFSSVSSLLPVLSCYQFPATLYVTTYYCNHQIPVVNVLLQYWLWKKPAKSLDVEYDGKRFEFTGDKAAIVRSVEQTISAFTDQQKMQFLKAIAASLNVDGRDITSRRFHNANYSEIAAAASSPLVDIQLHTHTHRLPNDDAGIEREVQVNKNTLSEQLKIDSGLDHFCYPSGIWSPEQIPYLEQLGIKTATTLDEGLNSRQEHLLKLKRNLIMDSRSLDQLRVTMSGTLDVMRRLKKKVRA; encoded by the coding sequence ATGCAGGGACTAAGAAATATCTTGTTTAAAGGGCTTGTGCGCTCTGGTGCAACAAGAGCGGCTTCTTATTTCCATCGCCATCATGTCACGATTCTCTGTTTTCATTCTATTTCTCTGGAAGACGAACATCGTTTCTGGCCGGGTGTCTTTGTATCTAAAGACAAGCTGACCGAGCTGTTGGATTATCTTCAGCAATCCCATTACAACGTGATCAGTTTGCAAGAAGCAGAGCGGCATCTGCGCGGAGAAGTGACCTATCAATATCCGGTGGTCATAACCATTGATGACGGATGGTTTTCCAGTGTCTCATCGTTGCTGCCGGTGTTATCTTGTTACCAGTTTCCTGCCACGCTTTATGTGACGACGTATTACTGCAATCACCAGATTCCGGTTGTTAATGTGCTACTGCAATACTGGTTGTGGAAAAAGCCTGCCAAGTCATTGGATGTTGAGTACGACGGAAAGCGTTTTGAATTTACAGGTGATAAAGCCGCCATTGTTAGAAGTGTCGAGCAGACCATCAGCGCTTTTACCGATCAGCAGAAAATGCAGTTCCTGAAAGCAATCGCTGCCAGCCTGAATGTGGATGGGAGAGATATAACTTCTCGCCGGTTTCATAATGCCAACTACAGTGAGATCGCTGCAGCAGCCAGTTCGCCTCTGGTTGATATCCAGTTACACACTCATACACACCGGCTGCCTAACGACGATGCAGGTATTGAGCGTGAAGTTCAGGTGAATAAAAATACGTTATCCGAGCAGTTGAAAATAGACAGCGGTCTGGATCACTTTTGTTATCCGAGTGGTATCTGGTCGCCCGAGCAGATTCCCTATTTGGAGCAGCTGGGTATCAAAACGGCGACAACGCTGGACGAAGGGTTAAACAGCAGGCAAGAGCACCTTCTTAAACTGAAACGCAACCTGATTATGGATTCTCGCTCGCTGGATCAGCTGAGAGTCACTATGTCAGGGACTCTGGATGTAATGCGGCGTTTGAAGAAAAAGGTTCGAGCATAA
- a CDS encoding acyl carrier protein codes for MTIFETLATIISDVLDEDDLEITPQTVADDAEDWDSLAQIQIIHAIEHELKIKFSLQEIEQLNHAGNVGDTVELISKKIEAS; via the coding sequence ATGACAATTTTCGAAACACTCGCCACTATTATCAGTGATGTACTGGATGAAGACGATCTGGAGATAACCCCTCAAACGGTGGCAGACGATGCTGAAGACTGGGATTCTCTGGCACAGATTCAAATCATTCATGCGATAGAGCATGAGCTGAAAATCAAGTTCAGCCTGCAGGAGATCGAACAACTCAATCATGCCGGTAACGTAGGCGACACCGTTGAATTAATTTCTAAAAAAATAGAAGCCTCATAA
- the murI gene encoding glutamate racemase, translating to MNLFANRLPATNLMAFVERQHLSSMQRSAQQNDPVSSFSMESSSIKSSSMKGHSIKSRPIVIFDSGVGGLSIYQEVKRKLPDIEVIYCADNEAFPYGSKPETEVIDRTLYCLNELARQFQPSLAIIACNTASTISLPKARQALQIPVVGVVPAIKPAGEWSKKRRIGLLATPGTIAREYTQQLVRDFAKDCEVIMVGSSELVDMAERHLRDEPVGHEEFKAVIEPFFVNGQQPDCIVLGCTHFPLLEEQLQAASPVPIHWINSGEAIARRVEYLLERAPESGTANSDQFIYTGNDDGVQALMPALKSMGFETVSQLEQEH from the coding sequence ATGAACTTATTTGCAAACCGGTTGCCAGCGACTAACCTAATGGCTTTTGTGGAACGACAGCACCTATCGTCTATGCAACGGTCAGCGCAACAGAATGATCCTGTGAGCAGTTTCTCTATGGAGAGCAGTTCAATAAAGAGTAGCTCTATGAAGGGGCACTCCATAAAGAGTCGTCCCATTGTGATCTTCGACTCCGGCGTTGGAGGGCTGAGCATCTATCAGGAAGTCAAACGAAAGCTGCCAGACATTGAAGTCATTTACTGCGCCGATAATGAAGCATTCCCATACGGCTCAAAGCCGGAAACAGAAGTCATTGATCGTACCCTCTATTGCCTGAACGAGCTGGCCCGGCAATTCCAGCCATCCCTTGCCATCATCGCCTGCAATACTGCCAGCACTATCTCTCTACCCAAAGCCAGGCAAGCACTTCAAATTCCGGTGGTCGGTGTTGTTCCTGCCATCAAGCCTGCCGGAGAGTGGTCAAAAAAGCGCAGGATAGGACTACTGGCGACACCGGGAACCATTGCCAGAGAATACACTCAACAGCTGGTTCGCGATTTTGCCAAAGATTGCGAAGTGATTATGGTCGGTTCCAGTGAACTGGTAGACATGGCAGAGCGCCACCTGCGGGACGAGCCTGTTGGTCATGAAGAGTTCAAAGCCGTTATAGAGCCATTCTTTGTGAACGGTCAGCAGCCAGACTGTATCGTTTTAGGCTGCACGCATTTCCCTCTACTGGAAGAGCAGCTTCAGGCTGCCAGCCCGGTTCCGATTCACTGGATCAATTCCGGTGAAGCCATCGCCAGAAGGGTAGAGTACTTACTGGAGAGGGCACCCGAGTCTGGAACAGCGAACTCCGATCAGTTTATTTATACCGGTAATGATGACGGAGTTCAGGCCCTGATGCCTGCCCTGAAATCAATGGGTTTTGAAACGGTGAGTCAGCTGGAGCAGGAGCATTAA
- a CDS encoding acyltransferase family protein: MDRKHIKALTGVRGVAALWVFFHHIINQYPLNGSLPESVKNVADTGWLGVDLFFILSGFVISYVHQKDFEDGVTATSWKNFMILRFARVYPVHFFTTMALVVIYLSASVLFHYESKVEAFTFSKLVYSLTLTNGFGIPESRGWNIPSWSVSTEAFAYLVFPWLTYLVFSRKMSMLTCLISCIAILLCTTAIGWYLSDGEKYFSGWETNVIRILSEFSIGCLLFNIFKQNTKYALWWLGEVAFIAIIVMTWLQVPHQWDVLYIMALAVLVIALTEDKGLLARCLGRRIWIYLGEISYSVYLCHWLVFMVFNYLFQKLLSVDVGWHTALAVLVYVAVTWLVSHVTYYHLEVKARLYIKDRFLKKKAS, encoded by the coding sequence ATGGACAGGAAACACATTAAAGCCTTAACCGGGGTTCGTGGTGTCGCTGCCTTGTGGGTTTTTTTTCATCATATTATCAATCAATATCCACTGAATGGCTCTTTGCCTGAGTCTGTGAAAAATGTGGCTGACACCGGTTGGCTCGGGGTCGATTTATTCTTTATTCTGAGCGGCTTTGTCATATCGTACGTTCACCAGAAAGACTTTGAAGACGGTGTGACAGCCACGTCCTGGAAGAACTTCATGATTCTCCGGTTTGCCAGAGTCTACCCGGTTCATTTTTTTACAACGATGGCTTTGGTGGTTATTTATCTCTCGGCCTCGGTGCTGTTTCATTATGAATCTAAAGTCGAAGCTTTTACGTTTAGCAAACTGGTTTATTCCCTTACATTGACCAACGGGTTTGGCATTCCTGAATCAAGGGGCTGGAATATTCCGTCCTGGTCTGTCAGTACGGAAGCGTTTGCTTATCTTGTATTTCCCTGGCTGACGTATCTTGTTTTTTCCCGAAAAATGTCCATGTTGACCTGCCTGATAAGCTGCATTGCTATTCTGCTCTGTACGACGGCAATAGGCTGGTATCTGAGTGATGGGGAAAAGTACTTTAGTGGTTGGGAAACCAATGTCATCCGAATTTTATCCGAGTTCTCTATTGGCTGCTTGTTGTTTAATATCTTCAAGCAGAATACAAAATACGCCCTGTGGTGGCTGGGTGAAGTCGCCTTTATAGCCATTATCGTGATGACCTGGTTACAGGTGCCGCACCAGTGGGATGTTCTTTACATTATGGCGTTGGCTGTTCTGGTGATTGCCCTGACAGAAGACAAGGGACTGCTTGCCCGCTGTCTGGGAAGACGCATCTGGATTTATCTGGGAGAAATTTCTTACTCGGTTTACCTTTGCCACTGGCTTGTTTTCATGGTGTTTAACTACCTTTTCCAGAAACTGCTATCAGTTGACGTAGGATGGCACACTGCTCTCGCTGTATTGGTTTATGTTGCAGTGACTTGGCTGGTTTCCCATGTGACGTATTATCACCTTGAGGTAAAGGCGCGGCTTTATATTAAAGACCGTTTTCTTAAGAAAAAGGCGAGCTGA